Below is a genomic region from Castanea sativa cultivar Marrone di Chiusa Pesio chromosome 2, ASM4071231v1.
TACTACATCCACGAGCATGCCTTGGCACCATAATGATCTTGCTGCGCTAGctgggatctctctctctcccttcatctcacactaagctttcctcattatttgttattatggAACCCATGATATTTACTTATTCGCTTACTATTGATCGTTATGATGTAATTGTTACCATATAATTTTTCCctcatattattgtattagGAGACTCCAGAGCTAACGGATAATGAGTCTAAAAATATGGATGTTTCTCTTAATCTGTGAAAACTTTACTACTGGGTTATTTTTCTGTAGAAACATTTTACGGTTGGGTTATTTTCTATAGAAATACTTTACAGCTGGGTTACTCTTCTCTGTAGAAACATCTTACGACTGGGTTATTTTTTGCATAAATACTTTATAGCTGGGTTACTCTTCTTTGCAGAAACATCTTACAACTGGGTTATTTTCTGTAGAAGTACCTCACGACTGGGTTACTCTTTTCTGCAGAAGTACTTTATAGCTAGGTTACTCTTTTCTGCAGAAGCACTTTACCGCTGGgttattttctgcagaaacatTTTACTACTGGGCTATTTCTTACAGTAGACTTTTTAACCACGCTGACGTGTTTGCTGTAGGGATTGTTTATGGGTCATTCTTGTAAATCTTAATCTAGGTCCAAGGTATAAAAATACAGTGAATTATTTGGATCTTTGTCGATAGCCTTTGGGCCGTGCATTGAGCCCATCGTCGAGTTTCAGTTTAGGCCCCCGACCGAACATAAATCTCATTTGTCGGAAAGGAAACTTTTTCGCCCCCCGACACATACTGTGCGAATACTTTATGCAAAGgtggtttatatatatgtttatatatataattgttataTTTGGAATTTAGCCAATTGAactataattatttaactattatAGTTGCTTTTTGGTTGACTGTAATATTACACAAGCATGATTCATTCTGTTGTGTAAGAATTATTTGCTATGTTTGCAATGGCCTAAAAGAGGAAGCATTAAATCATGGGAAGATTGTAACCAAGTTAATGTCTGACCTTTGATATCTGTGCAAGATTGTAATAGCACTAGTTCATGGCATGTAATTTATGaataatacatacatatatatatggtcATATGGACACTATGGTTGATATCATTTGTTAATGTATTAGTTGTCTATTTGGGTATACCGTATACAATGCATATGTTATAAAGTTTGCATTGTAATGTGAACTTTAGTATTGGCAATAGTACGTAAATAGCAATTCAACATGTCCTCGGCCTCTTATGTGCAATGATGTATGGgattgatgaataaaaaaaatgaaaatttcactAGAGACAAGTTTTTTGAATCCATTTAATTCCACTCATTTTGGGCGTGGCTGCcatcttttagtttttggttaaCCTTTACTAATTCATCACGTGGTcctttatttgatatttaaaatagCATTATgacaaatattattaataatttcaaatgtgTGGAGATAAGCCCAAGAATGAGACCAATTGCACACTTGTGGAGCTGTAATTATGGGGTTTCACTCTAAGTTAGAGAGTGTACAGTTCGCCCCTTGGCTAAaggtgttatttatttataaagtttaAGGCACAATTGTTTGCATTGATATGAAGGACACATGATTGTTGTATTTGAGCACATACAGCCTCATTTAATtacatacatgtgtgtgtgtatatatatatatatatatatatatatatatattgagcaTGTGTGAACTTGATTGGATATTAATGTGTTTAATCCCAATATatgttttgtaatatttttttggatgaaatataTGTTACATGCATTACTTGACATATTTGGGTTGTCTAAATTGTGGTATGCATAAGAGTTTGTTATGGGTGCTGTGCGTCCTAAAATAAGGCTGCTGGGCCTCGAAGGAATTTGGGCTCATaatctatttgtatagtggACTTTTGGATTTCCTATCACGGGTAGTGTTATGCTCGGTAGGCCCGTATACTGGGCCTCCTTCCTTTCCTCACTatctcttccctctcttccttggGGAGAATTGATatcgctctctctctcatcttttctCCCTCAAATTGCCAACCCCGATTACTGAGTCTTCcctgcctatttatagccaaacttagtggaaCAGTCATGATTGTTCCCCGGGTGGGTGGAAGgaggggtccaatactattaTCCATAAGCgggggtttagttgggagtggaaggaaatgagagtggcattggaactggctccACCGCTGGGTTTGTTTCTCGGCAGGGGCGTTCCTTAggcaatggaagggaggtccaatgCCGTTTCGTCTAAGTTGATGTTTGGTGGCGAGAAGGAGATAATGATAGTGGCGTTGGAACTAGCCCCGCGCGTATGTTATGTGCTCGGCATGGGCACATCACAGGTTGCTTTGAGCACTCCGAGCTCATAACTCTCGGACGGCACGTGCGTTACAATGTGTGATTAGCACGGGGCTCCTATAAGAGTTGGTTTTCATGGGCCCTAGGGCGATTGGGCTTGACAGGGGGGTAGAGcccgtacaatagccccccttAATTCATGTTCTGCTTCAGGCGATGAATCAAGGATCCAGGGCAAGTCGTAGTGATGGCTTCCCGCGGACGTATACTCTCGGCACGCGGCCAGGGCGATCGTCTCGGCGAATTTCTCGAGAATGGCGCTGTATCAGATCGTCATGTCAGTAATTAATATTGGGTAGTTGGCGAACCGCCCGACAGTTCGTGAACAGTCTGACGGTTTGTGAACCGTGCCCATGCGTGTGGGGGGTTATCCAAGAAAAGGATTTAGGAGGGTTGTTTTTCCCGCCCCTAGCCTCATTTAACGCTTCAAGGCCCTATAAGTAGCCCATTCTGGACTCCTTCTCCACTTTTCGTGTTTCTCTTGCTCTCAACCCCTCCTTTGCCGAGCATTCTTCTTCTGCACAAAAACCTCCTCAGTTCTCCACTCTCTAGAGCCCCAAGTAAGTTCcttctacctctcttttcttttcgaTTCTTTTCCATTTCATACTAAAGTAATGGGATTTTCTCACCTGCTTACCCCTGAGGCTGCCTTGGCTAGTTTTAGAGAGACCTTTGGCATCCCAGGGGATGTCGACGTTGCGTATTGCAACGTGGGCAACCTCGAACTTCAGAGGGCTGCTGATTCAAACGCAGCGTTCTTCCTGCTGATGTCAATACTcgagggtggggttaggttccCTATAGACCCTCTCGTCATAGGTGCCCTAGGGTTTTATGGCCTGTGCCCCGATCAGTTTCCCCCCAACTTTTATAGGGTTGTTAGCTGTGTCGTCCGATTAAACCACATGTTCGGGCTGTAGTTGAACCAGCACAACATAAACTTCATGTATAAGCTGTGCGGCAACTTCGCCCGTGGTTATTACTTGAAAACTAGAGATACCCGAGTCCGGCTCATATCCTGCCTGCCCGACTCTAATAGGAACTCGGCCAGAGAGTTCGTTCAGGTGTGTGGTAACTGGCATGCCAGTGAGCTTCTTTGCTCGCTCTCACCACGTGAAGTTGGTCGGTACCGACAATCTCCCTTTGATTTGTTCTTGcatcctttatatatatactatattatatatatatatatatatatatattttttagctgATCGGTTTGTTCCCGGGCTTATTGCAGAATCCAGAAGATTTTTCCCGGACAGTCGAGTTATACACGCACGAGACCTCAACTTCGTTCTTAGGTCGGAGATCTTCGTGCACGACAACGGGCAAATTAGGGCATCTCATTTGATCCTCGGCGTTAACCCCGTGAACACCACTCAGAAAAACTTCGGCCACGCGCTCTTGGTAGACAGCCCACTCCTGTCGTATATCGACGTGCAGTACAAGACCTTCCTTCCCCCCAGGCTCATCACAGGCGAGGCTCGAGGAAGTGGCCCGCGCTATACCACTACCGACGACATCGCGCCGGTGAGGGATGGCTCTGCCAAGCAAGTGTCGCAGAGTTGACGAAGGCACGAAGTGATCGGATAGCCAGAGGACGCTGCCCCCGTAGCCGAGGAACCCGCTGCCGCCTAAGTAGAGAGAATGGTGAAGCATAGGGAGATGACCCTTTCCCGATTCATCCCCGGCGCCGGTCCTGCGGCTCATACCCAGTCCCCGAGAGGAACGAGTCAAACTCCTCCCGGAGGCGAGGGCAGGAAGAGAAAAAAGGGTTGCCAAGAATAACCCTCCTATACCGGGTGACGCTTTGCCGAAGACCCCTTCCCGTGCAGCGGGCGGTTCCAGGCTTCCGGAGGGGCCGGCGGTGACACCCCCCGCGGTGCAGGCAGGAACGAACGTGGCATCCTCTTCACGGCAAGTGGTCGGTTGGCAGCACACCTTCTAGTTAGGTGATGAGTGTTTGCTGGAAACCACCAGTGTCCGACTATGGGACAGGGACGCAGGGGGTCGAGTGGCCCAAAGCTTGGCGCAGGGCCTCATGCTGCCCGAGGATGTGCACTACTATGCGCAAGGCGATGACGAGACACTTGCCACGCGACTACAATGGCACTCTATCGCGGTAACACTCTACCCCCCTTGACTGTGTGCATTGCACTGAGTgtatctctcttttcttttctaatttcatCATTTGGTTACTATCCTATCTCCAGGCCGCGCAGATGACAAGCATTGTGATCGGGTGGCTGAAGGATGCGGCCGAGGCCCTGGAGGGGGAGAAGGCGCTAAAGGCTGTTGCTGAGGCCACGGCCAGGGTAAAGGGGGAGGCTGCCGCGGCGTCGGAGAGGAAAGCGGTAGACGCCGAGAAAGCTCGGCAGGCTGCCGAGGGGAAGCTGACCTTCCTGGAGACGAAGCTTGGGGAGACCGAGCTTAAGTTAGCGACGGTGGACAGCTTGAGCCTAGCCCAGGCTAATGAAATCGCCAGCCTGAAGGAGTCCCTCGAAGCCTGCGAGGAGAAGTGGTACAATGTCAGCTTCTCGGATGCTGAAAACTCTGTGGAGCCGATCATTCACCAAGCTCGGCACCATGGCTTCAGGGAGGGATGGCTGGCTGCCCTTCAGGCGATAAGGGTGGCCGCAGACTCTCCGCTGTGGAACCCTAAGCATATCCCCTATCCAGCCCCTCCTCCACTTGCCGTTCAGAGTCGGACCGAGGCATCAGGCGAGGAGGAGACTCCGAGCATGATCGACCTCGTATGGGACATTGACGCTCATATGGAGGCAGCCGAACCGGAGGTCACAAGCAATATCCGTGCGGGGGCCGAAACTGCACCAGACCAGGTTTCACTGACAACTGTGAGCGGAACTGAGTAGCCTGTGCCTCCGCCCCCACCAGCCGACCTTGCCGTTTGATAATCCAGCCCTTCTTTGTCTctctgctttttctttttgttttattgctgttattattttttctttgatgtttGAAGAGCTTAAATCGCCGGGCTGTAGCGATAGAACAATTTCCCTGTCTGCCAGACAGttgtaatttatgtttttttagatGTCGTTGTTTCGATTTATGTCATTTATATGCCGCTTGTGCTTCTTTATTGCTTGCCTGATAACCGCCGATTCTGTATGCTATTACTTTCTTAATGTTAATGTCGTTGGTAAATGCCATCATATCTTACTTTCTCGCTTTAGTGAACAGGTCCCTACACCTATGTGAGActagcgtaaggttttcacctgcttgatgatagggctcgaaccgagggcaggtttctgccATTAGAAATAgagtaaggttttcacctgctctgTGATAGGGCTCAAACCGAGGGCAGGTGTCTGTCCTTAAATAGAAATAGCGTAAGATTTTCACCTACTCGGTGATAGGGCTTGAActgagggcaggtttctgtccttagatggAAAATGGCGTAAGGTTTTCACTTGCTCAgtgatagggctcgaaccgagGGTAGGTTTCTGCCATTAGAAATAgagtaaggttttcacctgctcggtgatagggctcgaaccgaAGGcaagtttctgtccttagatagaaatagcgtaaggttttcacctacttggtgatagggctcgaaccgagggcaggtttctgtccttagaaggaaaatagcgtaaggttttcacctactcggtgatagggctcgaaccAAGGACAAGTTTCTGTCCTTGCCGTGAATGAGTTGCCTTTAACCTTGCGATTCTCTTTATAATTCTCGTCTGGCGATAATAACctgaaataagaaaaataagggGGGCGCTAAATCAAGGTCTTCATATTAAACATGCAGTGATGCCCAGTTACATCAGGTTTATATCTTTGGAGGGTGTCCGgttattgataaaattttttcacATTGTGAACATTCCATGGCCGGGGAAGCGGTTTCTCCTCCAAGTCCTCCAGATAGTAAGCCCCTGCTCCGGCAATAGCAATCACACGGTAGGGCCCCTCCTAGGTTGGGGCTAGCTTTCCCGCGCTCGTGTCTCGTGTATTCCCCACTACCTTTCGGAGTACCAGATCTCCCGCGGCAAACTCTCTCCTCCTAACAGCTCTATTGTACCTCTGGGcaagcttctgttgatactCTGCCAGTCGAATGGTGGCCATATCTCGGTGCTCCTCCAGCAAGTCCAGCTCCCTGGCCATCAACTCCTCGTTCTCATCAGAAGCGAATCCCGCAACTTGGGCGCTACACAGGTTTACTTCAGCAGAGGTGACCACCTTCGCCCCGTAAGTTAAAGAGAACGGTGTTTCTCCAGTGAATGTCCTCGGAGTAGTTCGGTATGCCCATAGGACGCTTGGCAACTCCTCGGCCCATCTACCCTTGGCGCCCTCCAATCTTTTCTTTAGGCCGCTCACGATAGCCTTGCTTGTCACTTCTGCCTGGCTGTTACTCTACGGGTAGGCTGGCGTGGAGTATAAGTTCCGGATACCAAAGCCCTAGCAGAACTCCCGGAAAGCTCTGTTGTTGAACTACAGGCCATTGTCTGATATTAAGGATTTCGGCACGCCAAACCTTGTTATGATGTTCCTCCATACAAATCTCTTAACATCAACGTCTCGAATGTTGGCCAGCGCCTTAGCCTCtacccactttgtgaagtagtcTACTGCCACCAGCACGAACCTTTGGTTGCCCGTTGCTCGGGGAAAAGGCCCGACTATATCTAGCCCCCAGCGGGTGAATGGCCACGGGCTGCAAACTGGGTTCAAGTTCTCGGCCGGTTGGCAGATCATCGGCGCGTGAACCTGACACCGTTCACACCTCTAAGCATACTCGGTGGCTTCCTTCCTCATCTGCGGCCACTAGAAACCCTGGGTCATTGCTTGGTGCGCCAGCGAGCATCCCCCCATGTGGCTACCGTAGACTCCCTCGTGCAGTTCGGCTAACAGCTCCTTAGCCTGGCCGGGGCGAAGGCACTGCAAGTATGGCCCTTCAAATGATTTGCAATATAGCTTCCAGTCGGCAGATAACCAGTACCGAGCGGAAGTTCGTTGTACTCTGCCTGCCTCCTTCTCATCTTCCGGGGCTCGATCCTCTAAAAGGAAGTCGATGATCGGATCCatccagcacttctcagcttcAGTGACCTGTATAATCAGTGCCCTGGCGACAATACTTGGCTCGGGCACCAGCTCCACCCTGATCAGCCGAGGTACCTCGTTAGCTATTGATGATGCTAGAGTTGCCAAAGAATCGGCGTGCCGGTTTTGTCCTCGGGCAATCCGCTCGATCTTGACTGTCTCAAAGTTACCCATCATCTGCTTGCTAGCCGCAAGTATTCTATCATCCAGGGATCCTTGGCCTCGAAGTTCCCTTGGACCTGACTAACCATGAAGAGGGAGTCCGAGTATACCTCCACCTCCTTTGCCCCCAGATCCATGACAACCCTTAGTCCTGCCAGCAGAGCCTCGTATTCAACCTCATTGTTAGAAGCCCTGAAGCCTAACTTGAATAAGTGTTCTAGCTTTAGATCTTCCGGGGTGATGACCACGATCCCTGCCCCCGCTCCAGCCACATTGGACGCTCCGTCCATAAACACCCTCCATGGCCTGACTTCTACCACACCAGTCATGCTTTTAGCTCTCAGTGAGAACTCGGCAATAAAATCCTCAAGTACTTGTCCCTTCACAAAGTTCCTCGGCTTGTATCTGATGTCGAAGAAGCCCAGCCGAGTCCCCCACTTGGCTATCCTCCCCGTAAAGTCAAATCTCCTCAACAGTGATTGGAGCGGATACTCAATCAAGACGTGGACAGTGTgggcctgaaaataatggggtaGTTTTCGGGTGGAGTGCCAGCACCAGTTTTTCCAGTGGTAAGTACCTAGTCTCCGCGTCGACTAGCATCTTGCTGATGTAATAAACTGGGCGCTGTGCACCGTTATCCCTTAATAGTACGGCGCTCGCTGCATGCTCGGATACGGAGAGGTACATGTACAAGTCTTCTCCCCGTTCTGGGGCTGACAACGTCGGTGCCTGGCCAAGGTAATCCTTTAGATCTTGGAAGGCCCTGTCACACTCCTCGTCCCACTGGAACCCTTTCCACCTCTTTAGAAGTTGGTAAAAAGGCTGGCACCGATCGGCGAACTTGGAAATAAATCGGTTAAGAGTAGCCAGCATACCCATCAGCTTTTGAACCTCTTTTGGATCGCCCGGCGGTCTGAGACGTTTCACGACTTCAATTTGATTGGGGTTAACTTCTATCCCCCGTTCAGTAATCAAATAACCCAGGAACCTGCCGGATCCAACCCTAAATGCACACTTATCGGCGTTGAGGCGCAGCCGGTGTCGTCGAAGTATTTCAAACACTTCTTTCAGGTCGCCAACTTGCTATCCTTCTTgcttgctctttatcatcatgtCGTCAATGTATACTTCCACCGTCCGTCCAATCTTATCcctaaacatcctcgtcatcattcgttgataagtggctCCCGCGTTCTTCAAATCGAACGGCATCACGGTATAGTGGTAGTTAGCATCGGGCGTTAAGAATGCTGTCTTCTCCTGGTCTTCGGCGGCTAGGGCAATTTGGTGATAGCCCTAGAAGGCATCGAGGAAACTCATTCTTGAGTGCCCACACGTAGTGTCCACTAATTGGTCGATTTTCGGCATCGAAAACGGATCCTTCGGACATGCTCGGTTCAGATCggtaaaatcaacacaaactctccacttgccgCTTTTCTTTTTCACGACTACCGTGTTTGCGAGCCATT
It encodes:
- the LOC142625237 gene encoding uncharacterized protein LOC142625237, with amino-acid sequence MGMLATLNRFISKFADRCQPFYQLLKRWKGFQWDEECDRAFQDLKDYLGQAPTLSAPERGEDLYMYLSVSEHAASAVLLRDNGAQRPVYYISKMLVDAETRFDFTGRIAKWGTRLGFFDIRYKPRNFVKGQVLEDFIAEFSLRAKSMTGVVEVRPWRVFMDGASNVAGAGAGIVVITPEDLKLEHLFKLGFRASNNEVEYEALLAGLRVVMDLGAKEVEVYSDSLFMVSQVQGNFEAKDPWMIEYLRLASR